The following is a genomic window from Tripterygium wilfordii isolate XIE 37 chromosome 19, ASM1340144v1, whole genome shotgun sequence.
AAttgccaaaacaaaaaaaagacacGTAATACAAAATGAGAGGTGAATAGCCTTTACACTAAGAGACAAAGctcaaaatttattgaaagcaattATTTCTTATTTACAACCCTAGGTACCTTTGAAGGCCATTCTTTCATATTATATAAGCAACCGCTCTTCTCTCCTTCACTCACTCACTCTCTCTTCAACATATATATGTTCACACATGTCTCATAAACTTTCATTTTCACTTTCACTCTATACATAGTACTCCCCCCTCCCTCCCCCTCCTTTTTCTTGTATATTTTGCTTTATAAGCAAACAATATCAACACTTattactctctctttctttggcATTCAACATCAACCATGGATTTTGATTTTGGAGCTGAATTCCAAGACAATTTCCCGTCGATGATGGCGCGGTTGGGGGCAGAAGGATTCATTCTCGAGCTTTGCAGCGGGTTCCGGCTGCTTATGGATGCTAGTAAGGGACTGATCACTTTCGAGAGCTTGAAGAGGAATTGTTTGATATTAGGTTTGCATGATATTGGAGATGATGAGATTGTGTGCATGTTGATGGAAGGTGATTTGGATGGAGATGGTGCCTTGAGTCAGATGGAGTTTTGTATTCTCATGTTTAGGTTAAGTCCtggtttgaattttgatggaTCCAAGCAACAGTACTGGATGGAATAATCTAATAAAAAAATGACAGAGATCCCAAATTTTTAATGCCccttatgtctcaaatatgACGTGTCAAGTAATGAGTGAATTTGTGAGAGTACTTTGagtttatgttgaaaataaagTGACACATCATATTTGGGACACTTGGGATACTAAATTTTTGGATGTAGATCACAATAATGTTCTGTCGATTAATTAATTTAGGTAATCCTAATTTTCCATGTCTATAgtctatatgtgtgtttttttttttctctcttttatcatAGATGCAATAATAAATGtacttcaaatcatcaaaaataattttccttgtctatttgtatgtgtgttttttttggctTCAAATATAACTAAATGCATTCTATTGTAAATATAACTAGTACGAGCTATCTGTCAAGACTTATAGTCCCATAATGGATTGCATAACTCAAGTAAACTAGTATAAACAAAGATCAAACTCCTCTCACACAAATGACGCGTTTTCTTGACCTAATTATTTTGGATACAACCTAACTAGTAGAAAAAATGTGTGGACTTTGGCGCAGAATGAACAATATCATATTGATGTGTTTCGGATCGATTTTCTAACACTATCTAGATCAAGGGTGTATGAAGATTAAGCCCATGAATTTCCTCAATTCCTCTCATAAAATTTCAAATATGGCTTTTTGAAAAAAGttaaattcttaaaaaaaaaaatttgtcactTCCTTACTCTTTTATTTTCCTGAAATTGAGAAAATTGTCCTTGGGAAAAGCTTCACAAATTTTGTGGGAGAGAAGCTTCTGAAAAATTGTTGAAGTTTGGAAATTACTCTATATTTGGTTGTTTTTTGAActttcttttcacattttatataTGCTTACACTTAGGCAGATTTAGTTAAACAAGTAGAAAATGATTTGGGGCAATACAACAGAGAAAAGTTAGTACTGTTaattaaaattatgaatttagtCAACATGCATGTTTGATTGCTATTTTTGTTAGGTATATAGTCTAACATTGTGATCATATTAATCatgaaaaattatgaatttagtCAGCATGCATGTTTGATTGTTATTTTTGTTAGGTATATAGTCTATCATTGTGATCATATTAATCACCCATATTGTCACATCTTAGGGCAGCTCTATCAGTCACGGTTAAAGTAAAACCATCCTCTTTATCTTTTTTAACGGGATACAAAATACTTTTACTCCCCATCAGTTCCGTTATATTAGCGGAATTACAATTGTCGGTAGATCCTCtactaatattttattattaaaagatTCACACCTTTTGATATTAAATTGTCTATTATAATAATTCTCAAATCATTTTTTATTGTGTTACGTTATATTTGGCATAACATGTTTGATTAACAATTTTAGTCAGTGTCATGAATTAATTAAGAAAGGCTATTCAAGCTCAACTAGTTCGTATATATTGATAGATCCTtagtatatataattttaaatgtCTAAGTTATAAGCATAATTATGCACTGAAAGGAAACAgtatatttgaaaatgaagtCTTAAAATGAGTATCTAATCGGTTCCAATATTtgctacacacacacacatatatatatatatatatatgaattctcctatgaAGTCCTAAAATGAGTTCCTAATTTttaggttcaaaatattttttttaaatttgaaaaacatatatttatatttttgatcggtcttacgaactCAATGGCATAttatttgtttgaaacaaaaatcaaatacatcCTCAAATGTATATGaaatatcttttgttttttatcCAACGATTTATAATTATTgtgcacttttcatgttgaatttgattttagtttcgaacaaaaaaatatcgttgggttcgttataagaccgatcaaaatataattatatgtttttctaaatttttaaaaaagtgttttgaaccctaaaaattaagacttctcattTTAAGACCTCAAATTAGGATCTCATAGAATCCCATTACTAGTTCAAACAG
Proteins encoded in this region:
- the LOC119986200 gene encoding calcium-binding protein PBP1-like, encoding MDFDFGAEFQDNFPSMMARLGAEGFILELCSGFRLLMDASKGLITFESLKRNCLILGLHDIGDDEIVCMLMEGDLDGDGALSQMEFCILMFRLSPGLNFDGSKQQYWME